From Ancylobacter pratisalsi, one genomic window encodes:
- a CDS encoding SRPBCC family protein: MARAYASRIIPAPVEAVWALVRDFNALPEWHPAIVDSVIEEGLDADVVGCVRAFHLGDGTLVRERLLELDDSRYAFAYNFETPAFPVENYEARFTLIPLTTGEETLAIWEASFDEAPEEAGKYVDVVSNGVFATGLAALAEKVAGIPSPQGARWQGLRPAKVYCASRINAPLATAWAAVRDFAGMVDWHPDIHRMNMLDGARSDKVGGVRDFLFGEGQLHEQLTYLSDRDTAFRYKINLSPMPWLNYHAGLRLYRVTADDTTLAVWTADWVATPQDDLALIPTVHENVFQLAFDTLNARFDNAA; the protein is encoded by the coding sequence ATGGCGAGAGCCTATGCGAGCCGCATCATTCCCGCGCCCGTCGAGGCGGTCTGGGCGCTGGTGCGCGACTTCAACGCGCTGCCGGAGTGGCACCCGGCGATCGTCGACAGTGTGATCGAGGAGGGGCTCGACGCCGACGTGGTCGGCTGCGTGCGGGCCTTCCATCTCGGCGATGGCACTCTGGTGCGCGAGCGGCTGCTGGAACTCGACGACAGCCGCTACGCCTTTGCCTATAATTTCGAGACCCCGGCCTTTCCGGTGGAGAATTACGAGGCACGGTTCACGCTCATCCCGCTCACCACGGGCGAGGAAACGTTGGCGATCTGGGAGGCGAGCTTCGACGAAGCGCCGGAGGAGGCCGGCAAATATGTCGACGTCGTCTCCAACGGGGTGTTCGCTACCGGTCTTGCCGCCCTCGCGGAGAAAGTGGCCGGAATACCCTCGCCGCAGGGGGCGCGCTGGCAGGGGCTTCGGCCCGCCAAGGTCTATTGCGCCTCCCGCATCAACGCCCCGCTTGCCACCGCCTGGGCGGCGGTGCGCGACTTCGCCGGCATGGTGGACTGGCACCCGGACATTCACCGGATGAACATGCTGGACGGCGCCCGCAGCGACAAGGTGGGCGGCGTGCGCGACTTCCTGTTCGGCGAGGGACAGCTGCACGAGCAGCTTACCTACCTGTCCGACCGCGACACCGCCTTCCGCTACAAGATCAACCTCAGCCCGATGCCCTGGCTCAACTATCACGCCGGCCTGCGGCTCTATCGCGTGACGGCGGACGACACCACGCTTGCCGTCTGGACCGCCGACTGGGTCGCCACACCGCAGGATGATCTGGCGCTCATTCCCACCGTGCATGAAAACGTGTTC
- a CDS encoding phosphoenolpyruvate hydrolase family protein: MAAFGIAGLIAGSGIDLIVIYNSGRYRMAGRGSLAGVLAYGNANEIVLDMAREVLPVVKHTPVIAGVNSTDPFCPFDYFLEQIKAVGFSGIQNFPTVGLIDGTFRANLEETGMSYGLEVDVVRMAHEKDLLTTPYVFNEDEARAMTAAGVDIIVAHMGLTTGGAIGAETAFTLDDCVARIDSISAAARSVRKDVIVLCHGGPIAEPDEAAYVLRHCESIHGFYGASSMERLPTEQALTDQTRRFKAIAR, from the coding sequence GTGGCGGCCTTCGGCATCGCCGGGCTCATCGCCGGCAGCGGCATCGACCTCATCGTCATCTACAATTCCGGCCGCTATCGCATGGCCGGGCGCGGTTCGCTCGCCGGCGTGCTGGCCTATGGCAACGCCAACGAGATCGTGCTCGACATGGCGCGCGAAGTGCTGCCGGTGGTGAAGCACACGCCGGTGATCGCTGGCGTGAACAGCACCGACCCGTTCTGCCCGTTCGATTACTTCCTTGAGCAGATAAAGGCCGTTGGCTTTTCCGGTATCCAGAACTTCCCCACCGTGGGGCTGATCGACGGCACCTTCCGTGCCAATCTGGAAGAGACCGGGATGAGCTACGGGCTGGAAGTGGACGTGGTCCGCATGGCGCATGAAAAGGACCTGCTCACCACCCCTTACGTCTTCAACGAGGACGAGGCGCGAGCGATGACGGCGGCCGGCGTCGACATCATCGTCGCGCATATGGGCCTGACGACGGGCGGAGCGATCGGCGCCGAGACCGCCTTCACGCTCGACGACTGCGTCGCCCGCATCGATTCCATCTCGGCCGCCGCGCGCTCGGTGCGAAAGGACGTTATCGTGCTGTGCCATGGCGGGCCGATCGCGGAGCCGGACGAAGCCGCCTATGTCCTTCGCCATTGCGAGAGCATCCACGGCTTCTACGGCGCCAGCAGCATGGAGCGCCTGCCGACCGAACAGGCGCTGACCGACCAGACCCGACGCTTCAAGGCCATCGCCCGTTAG
- a CDS encoding phosphoenolpyruvate hydrolase family protein gives MIGAAIGTGMIAKAAERGGADFLLALNVGRVRVMGAPSIACMLPIHDANEMVRAFASAEILGKVSVPVMFGASAFDPREDLADLVDRVAKDGFAGIANFPTSIHLDPLMQAGLARLGLGFEREVEMLKLAKRAGLMAVGYVRTAEQAEVMAAADVDVICLNFGWNVGGREGLPSTVSLAEAAEAASDAFERVRRRRQDVLCVVEGGPIDTPENAATVCQAGKADGYIGGSTIDRLPLEAAVSDAPSEYKSVNVLSRRLEAIQDAVLGQGRRYGCSPPLRSADRCCPSRPARMRATCCPR, from the coding sequence CTGATCGGCGCGGCGATCGGCACGGGCATGATCGCCAAGGCGGCGGAGCGTGGCGGCGCGGATTTCCTGCTGGCTCTCAACGTCGGCCGCGTGCGGGTCATGGGCGCCCCCTCCATCGCCTGCATGCTGCCGATCCACGACGCCAACGAGATGGTCCGGGCCTTCGCCAGCGCCGAAATCCTGGGAAAGGTCTCGGTGCCGGTCATGTTCGGCGCCTCGGCTTTCGATCCGCGCGAGGATCTGGCGGATCTGGTCGATCGCGTCGCCAAGGACGGTTTCGCCGGCATCGCCAATTTCCCAACCTCGATCCATCTCGACCCGCTTATGCAGGCCGGTCTCGCGCGCCTTGGTCTCGGCTTCGAACGTGAGGTCGAGATGCTGAAGCTGGCGAAGCGGGCGGGGCTGATGGCGGTTGGCTATGTTCGCACCGCCGAGCAGGCCGAGGTGATGGCCGCTGCCGATGTCGATGTCATCTGTCTCAACTTCGGCTGGAACGTCGGCGGGCGCGAGGGTCTGCCCAGTACGGTCAGTCTGGCGGAGGCCGCCGAAGCCGCATCGGACGCGTTCGAGCGGGTGCGGCGCCGGCGGCAGGATGTGCTGTGCGTGGTCGAGGGCGGGCCGATCGACACGCCCGAGAACGCGGCCACCGTGTGCCAGGCGGGAAAGGCGGATGGCTACATCGGCGGTTCGACCATCGATCGGCTGCCGCTGGAAGCCGCGGTCTCCGATGCGCCGTCGGAATACAAGTCGGTCAACGTGTTGAGCCGCCGCCTTGAGGCCATACAGGACGCCGTGCTCGGGCAGGGCCGGCGCTATGGGTGCTCGCCACCCCTGCGCTCGGCGGATCGGTGCTGTCCATCTCGCCCGGCGAGGATGCGCGCTACCTGTTGTCCTCGCTGA